A single Elaeis guineensis isolate ETL-2024a chromosome 15, EG11, whole genome shotgun sequence DNA region contains:
- the LOC105058003 gene encoding uncharacterized protein: MGRSVGKRNSPRSPPQIVRPRPEVLEVGIVPPMNALEILRETVRILRADPSTFMTILALLIFPVSTALLSNTLIDATAVGAVSRRLVFLAVTSGLPLTHFLKQMCHHLAGTVVSSAFCFPLLLTFLLLARASIVYSVACFYAGKKVVALEFFGTMRRIWRRLVFTYLWVCVSISGCLALFLALLVVVCNAFSGLGYPPEIVVYPALFTVLVFSMVYAHTIIVCNLASVISVLEDVLGPQALVRSVRLIKGQTQAGLLIFLGSTIGMAFVEGLFEHRVKTLSYGDGSSRLWEGPLLVLMYSFVVLADYMMSAVFYFTCRSSSMQVLNGDDHSLEELGNISIELVDAK; encoded by the coding sequence ATGGGTCGGTCGGTAGGCAAGCGGAACTCCCCCCGGTCGCCGCCGCAGATCGTCCGGCCACGGCCAGAGGTCCTAGAGGTCGGCATCGTCCCGCCGATGAACGCTCTGGAGATCTTGCGGGAGACGGTGAGGATCCTCCGTGCCGATCCCTCCACTTTCATGACAATTCTTGCCCTCCTCATCTTCCCTGTTTCCACCGCTCTGCTCTCCAACACCCTCATTGATGCCACCGCCGTCGGCGCCGTCTCGCGCCGCCTTGTCTTTTTAGCTGTTACCAGCGGCCTCCCTCTCACCCATTTCCTCAAACAGATGTGCCATCATCTAGCTGGGACGGTTGTTTCCTCTGCCTTTTGCTTCCCTCTCTTACTAACCTTCCTCCTCCTTGCCCGGGCTTCCATCGTCTACTCGGTCGCCTGCTTTTATGCTGGGAAAAAGGTCGTGGCTTTGGAGTTCTTCGGGACCATGCGCCGGATTTGGAGGCGTCTTGTATTCACTTATCTTTGGGTCTGTGTCTCCATTTCCGGCTGTCTGGCTCTGTTTCTTGCCCTCCTCGTCGTAGTCTGCAATGCATTCTCCGGCTTGGGTTACCCTCCGGAGATCGTCGTCTACCCGGCCTTGTTCACTGTGTTGGTCTTCTCCATGGTGTATGCCCACACGATCATAGTGTGCAATCTCGCCAGTGTGATCTCAGTCTTGGAGGATGTGTTGGGGCCGCAGGCTTTGGTTCGGTCGGTCCGCTTGATCAAGGGGCAGACGCAGGCGGGGCTGTTGATATTTCTGGGGTCGACGATTGGGATGGCTTTCGTGGAGGGGTTGTTTGAGCACAGGGTGAAAACGTTGAGCTACGGGGATGGGTCGTCGCGGCTGTGGGAGGGACCTCTGCTGGTCCTCATGTATTCATTTGTGGTGCTTGCGGATTATATGATGAGTGCGGTCTTCTACTTCACTTGTAGATCTTCTAGCATGCAAGTGTTGAATGGTGATGACCATTCCTTGGAAGAACTGGGAAATATTTCTATTGAGTTGGTGGATGCTAAATAA
- the LOC105058004 gene encoding uncharacterized protein: protein MGKVIEITRRSIHAFFQSYHSFATTAALLVFPVSAATLLSQSLTLSSSPILRTVSSRLRLLFEAAGFPATSQFFSLLSFKISQTILTSISTLPFTHIFLILAKASVIQIIHEFPRCRLALPPFSSLLHLYPSLLLTKLTNSLAILSANATIFSILLLVFNVADILHLSSSNSMLVLSAASAIFYSIVIANTMVACNLAIVISAMENSGGYLSILKALVLIRGRTATAITLALPASLSMAAVEALFQCRVMRPYRLSGNSNPSVIWEAFLITYIYSLLIVLDTIITCMFLKSCKMGEGSHWYAYDCQTDSEPEAKGAQQA, encoded by the coding sequence ATGGGGAAGGTCATTGAGATTACAAGAAGATCTATTCATGCTTTCTTCCAGAGCTACCACTCCTTTGCCACAACTGCCGCCCTCCTTGTCTTCCCTGTCTCCGCAGCCACCCTCCTCTCCCAATCACTCACTCTCTCCTCTTCCCCGATCCTCCGAACAGTCTCTTCCCGCCTCCGGCTGCTCTTTGAAGCTGCTGGTTTCCCCGCCACCTCACAGTTCTTCTCCCTCCTCAGCTTCAAGATCTCCCAGACCATCTTAACATCCATCTCCACTCTTCCTTTCACCCACATCTTCCTAATCCTTGCCAAAGCATCTGTCATCCAAATCATCCATGAATTCCCCCGGTGCAGGCTCGCACTGCCACCattctcctctcttctccatcTTTATCCTTCCCTCTTGCTGACAAAACTCACCAACTCCTTAGCCATCCTCTCTGCTAATGCTACCATCTTCTCTATCCTATTACTAGTCTTCAATGTTGCAGACATCCTCCATCTTTCTTCAAGCAACTCCATGCTAGTCCTCTCTGCCGCAAGTGCCATTTTCTATTCCATAGTCATTGCCAACACCATGGTGGCCTGCAACCTAGCAATTGTCATCTCTGCCATGGAAAACAGTGGTGGGTATCTCTCCATCCTCAAGGCCCTTGTGCTCATCAGAGGCAGGACAGCAACTGCCATAACACTAGCTCTGCCTGCCAGTCTCAGCATGGCTGCAGTAGAAGCTTTGTTTCAGTGCAGGGTGATGAGACCATACCGTCTGTCAGGCAATTCGAATCCATCTGTCATTTGGGAAGCCTTCTTGATCACTTATATATATTCACTCCTCATAGTCCTCGACACGATCATCACCTGCATGTTCCTGAAGAGCTGCAAGATGGGTGAAGGATCACATTGGTATGCATATGATTGTCAAACAGATAGTGAACCAGAAGCCAAAGGTGCTCAGCAAGCTTGA